One region of Arthrobacter sp. StoSoilB22 genomic DNA includes:
- a CDS encoding YciI family protein, with amino-acid sequence MKYMIMMFGSAEGMMETADPAWIQEMIGFMIQIDKDLTESGEMVFNAGLADGSTAKLVKQTPDGVITTDGPYAESKESLVGYWVVDVASEERAVEICSSIVKYAQVVELRAVQEAPPEV; translated from the coding sequence ATGAAATACATGATCATGATGTTCGGTTCTGCCGAGGGAATGATGGAGACCGCTGACCCTGCATGGATTCAGGAAATGATCGGATTCATGATCCAGATCGACAAGGACCTGACCGAATCCGGTGAGATGGTGTTCAACGCGGGCCTCGCCGATGGCAGCACCGCGAAGCTCGTCAAGCAGACCCCCGACGGCGTCATCACCACCGACGGACCCTATGCCGAATCCAAGGAGTCGCTTGTTGGGTATTGGGTGGTCGATGTTGCCAGCGAAGAACGCGCGGTGGAGATCTGTTCCAGCATTGTGAAGTACGCGCAGGTAGTCGAACTCCGCGCAGTTCAGGAAGCGCCACCGGAGGTCTAA
- a CDS encoding DUF6596 domain-containing protein has protein sequence MGSPPDARIEDLLRTLAPQVLGVLARTHGQFDACEDAVQEALLEASLQWPSGLPDNPKAWLMAVASRRLVDNWRSESARRAREERVAAMDADFHYSSVSEADDTLTLMFLCCHPALTAPSQLALTLRAVGGLTTAEIASAFLVPEATMGQRISRAKQGIQKAGATFTMPPPSERKARLGVVLHVLYLIFNEGYAASSGPSLQREELTTEAIRVTRLLVAIAPRELEATGLLALMLLTDSRRAARALADGTPVPLAEQDRRLWNRDQIEEGIALLSSVLGRGAAGPYQLQAAIAAVHSEAASSDQTDWPQILALYTVLEAVAPSPVVTLNRAVAVAMVHGPAAGLELLAGLDTALGRTHRLDAVRGHLLEMSGAYVEARAAYLSAAKKTGSLPERKYLMGKVARMDEL, from the coding sequence CTGGGTTCCCCGCCGGACGCACGAATCGAGGACCTGCTGCGCACTCTGGCGCCGCAGGTCCTCGGCGTGCTGGCACGGACACACGGCCAGTTCGATGCCTGCGAAGATGCCGTCCAGGAGGCACTCCTTGAGGCCTCCCTGCAGTGGCCTTCCGGACTCCCGGACAACCCGAAGGCATGGCTGATGGCGGTCGCGTCACGCCGGCTGGTTGATAACTGGCGAAGCGAAAGCGCCCGCCGCGCACGCGAGGAACGTGTTGCGGCCATGGACGCCGACTTCCACTACAGCTCGGTTTCGGAAGCCGACGACACCCTCACCCTGATGTTCCTCTGCTGCCACCCCGCGTTGACCGCACCATCGCAACTCGCCCTCACGCTCCGGGCAGTTGGAGGACTCACGACGGCGGAAATCGCCTCAGCTTTCCTGGTCCCCGAAGCGACCATGGGTCAGCGCATCAGCCGTGCGAAACAGGGGATCCAGAAGGCAGGAGCCACGTTCACCATGCCGCCGCCTTCCGAGCGCAAGGCAAGGCTCGGCGTCGTACTTCACGTGCTGTACCTGATCTTCAACGAAGGCTACGCGGCCAGCTCGGGTCCGTCGCTGCAGCGTGAGGAACTCACCACTGAAGCCATCCGGGTGACGCGCCTGCTCGTTGCCATTGCGCCGCGAGAGCTGGAGGCGACTGGCCTGCTGGCACTGATGCTGCTCACCGATTCCCGGCGCGCAGCCCGTGCGTTGGCAGACGGAACGCCTGTGCCGTTGGCGGAGCAGGACCGACGCCTCTGGAACCGGGATCAGATCGAGGAAGGCATCGCGCTGCTGTCCTCCGTGCTCGGTCGCGGGGCCGCGGGGCCTTATCAACTTCAGGCCGCCATCGCTGCCGTTCATTCGGAGGCTGCCTCCAGCGATCAGACCGACTGGCCTCAAATTCTGGCGCTGTACACAGTGCTTGAAGCCGTGGCACCCAGCCCCGTGGTCACGCTGAATCGCGCGGTTGCCGTGGCCATGGTGCATGGTCCGGCCGCCGGGCTTGAACTGTTGGCGGGACTGGATACGGCGCTGGGCCGCACACACCGTTTGGACGCCGTGCGGGGCCACCTGCTGGAGATGTCCGGCGCCTATGTAGAGGCCCGCGCAGCGTACCTCTCGGCGGCCAAGAAGACAGGAAGCCTGCCCGAACGAAAGTACTTAATGGGAAAAGTAGCGCGGATGGACGAGCTGTAA
- a CDS encoding aldo/keto reductase: MEQRILGKTGRSVSTIGLGTWQLGADWGSVTEEDAFAVLEASVEGGVNFFDTADVYGDGRSEQFIGRFLRTNPDTDITVATKMGRRVDQVPENYTLENFRAWTDRSRRNLQQDTLDLVQLHCPPTSVYSSDEVYDALDTLVSEGAVRNYGVSVERTDEALEAIKRGNTASVQIILNAFRLKPLDEVLPAAKEAGVGIIARVPLASGLLSGKYTPDTEFPENDHRNYNRDGSSFDVGETFSGVDFATGVKAAQEFSGLVPDGVSTAQAALAWVIAQDGVTSVIPGARSASQAAANAEAGGLQSVGTGLTDGVQDIYDRYFRAAIHPRW, translated from the coding sequence ATGGAACAACGCATACTTGGCAAGACCGGCCGATCCGTCTCCACCATCGGACTGGGAACGTGGCAACTGGGAGCCGACTGGGGTTCCGTCACCGAAGAGGACGCCTTTGCCGTTCTTGAAGCCTCGGTGGAAGGCGGCGTCAATTTCTTCGACACCGCAGACGTCTATGGCGACGGGAGGAGCGAGCAGTTCATCGGCCGCTTCCTCCGCACCAACCCGGACACGGACATCACGGTTGCCACCAAGATGGGCCGCCGCGTGGATCAGGTCCCCGAAAATTACACCTTGGAGAACTTCCGGGCGTGGACCGACCGCTCGCGGCGGAACCTGCAACAGGACACCTTGGATCTCGTTCAACTGCACTGCCCTCCCACGTCCGTCTACAGCAGCGATGAAGTCTACGACGCACTGGACACCCTCGTCAGCGAAGGGGCCGTCCGCAACTACGGCGTCAGCGTTGAGCGCACCGATGAGGCCCTCGAAGCCATCAAGCGCGGGAATACTGCATCCGTGCAGATCATCCTCAACGCCTTCCGCCTCAAGCCCTTGGATGAGGTTCTGCCCGCAGCCAAGGAAGCGGGCGTAGGCATTATTGCGAGGGTGCCGCTGGCGTCCGGTTTGCTGTCCGGGAAGTACACGCCGGACACCGAGTTCCCTGAAAACGATCACCGCAATTACAACCGCGACGGGTCTTCCTTCGACGTCGGCGAGACGTTCTCCGGCGTAGATTTCGCCACCGGCGTCAAGGCCGCGCAGGAGTTCAGCGGATTAGTGCCCGACGGCGTCAGCACCGCCCAAGCGGCCCTCGCCTGGGTGATCGCGCAGGACGGTGTCACCTCGGTCATTCCCGGTGCACGATCCGCTTCGCAGGCAGCGGCAAATGCCGAGGCAGGTGGCCTGCAGTCTGTAGGCACCGGGCTCACGGACGGGGTCCAGGACATCTACGACCGTTACTTCCGCGCAGCGATTCACCCGCGCTGGTAG
- a CDS encoding DNA polymerase IV gives MLHVDLDQFIAAVEILRRPELAGKPIIVGGRGDPTERAVVSTASYEARAFGVGSGMPLRIAARKVPDAIILPVDQEAYLAASDVVMTTLRAQPGATVQLLGWDEAFVGIQTEDPDAYAKQIQAAVLEQTQLHCSVGIGDTLVRAKNATDFGKPAGIFRLTKENWLDVMGDKPTKELWGIGSKVSQRLAKHHITTVAELAACNPQDLVPEFGPKMGPWYAQLGRGEGSSEVDDTPWVARAHGRETTFQQDLTAPAQISDAIKELTARVLEDVAAEGRPVIGLTLKVRYAPFVTKTYARKIPETFDRGEVLAQALELSGKIEPDRPIRLLGLRAEMAMPEEARKGHTPTRGGW, from the coding sequence GTGCTGCACGTCGATCTGGACCAGTTCATTGCCGCTGTCGAGATACTCCGGCGGCCCGAGCTCGCGGGCAAACCGATCATCGTGGGAGGCCGGGGGGACCCCACGGAGCGGGCTGTGGTGTCCACCGCGTCCTATGAAGCCAGGGCGTTCGGCGTCGGTTCCGGGATGCCCCTCAGGATCGCAGCCCGGAAAGTGCCGGACGCCATCATCCTGCCGGTTGATCAGGAGGCGTACTTGGCGGCCTCGGACGTGGTGATGACCACGCTGCGCGCGCAGCCGGGAGCCACGGTTCAATTGCTCGGCTGGGACGAGGCTTTTGTGGGCATCCAAACGGAGGATCCGGACGCCTACGCCAAGCAGATCCAGGCCGCCGTCCTGGAGCAAACGCAGCTGCACTGCAGCGTAGGCATCGGCGACACGTTGGTCCGTGCCAAGAACGCCACGGATTTCGGCAAACCGGCAGGCATCTTTCGGCTGACCAAGGAGAACTGGCTGGACGTCATGGGCGACAAGCCCACCAAGGAATTGTGGGGCATTGGAAGCAAAGTGTCCCAACGGCTGGCAAAGCACCACATCACCACGGTGGCTGAGCTGGCAGCATGCAATCCCCAGGATCTCGTCCCGGAGTTCGGCCCCAAGATGGGTCCTTGGTACGCGCAGTTGGGACGCGGTGAGGGTTCCAGCGAGGTGGATGATACTCCGTGGGTGGCCCGGGCACATGGCCGCGAGACCACCTTCCAACAGGACCTCACCGCGCCCGCCCAGATCAGCGACGCCATCAAGGAACTGACCGCCCGCGTCCTGGAAGACGTCGCGGCGGAGGGACGCCCTGTGATCGGGCTGACCCTGAAAGTCCGCTACGCACCGTTTGTCACCAAGACCTACGCCAGGAAGATTCCCGAGACTTTCGACCGCGGGGAAGTCCTTGCGCAGGCCTTGGAGCTCAGCGGAAAAATCGAGCCGGACCGTCCCATCCGGCTCCTCGGATTGCGGGCAGAGATGGCCATGCCCGAGGAGGCCCGTAAGGGACATACGCCGACGCGCGGCGGCTGGTGA
- a CDS encoding LysE family transporter translates to MQFSLWLALVGAGTLISFTPGAGAIFTMSNSLNSGFRRSIWGILGQQVALVIHIVIVALGVGVLVSNSPVIFNVIRYAGAAYLVYLGIRQFLHKPDLDKEEVEDKKNESALSMFQRGIWVNLLNPKAIVFFLAFMPQFIRPNEPLLQQYVVLSATVIVIDIMVMWFFFALAARSFQRFTHDQKGQKVLNRVFGCLFVLVGILLAVIH, encoded by the coding sequence GTGCAGTTTTCACTCTGGCTGGCCCTGGTTGGCGCCGGCACCCTGATCAGTTTCACTCCCGGCGCCGGTGCCATTTTCACCATGAGCAACTCGCTCAATTCCGGCTTCCGACGCTCCATCTGGGGCATCCTTGGTCAACAGGTGGCCTTGGTCATCCACATTGTGATCGTCGCTCTGGGCGTTGGCGTGCTGGTGTCCAACTCGCCGGTGATCTTCAATGTGATCCGCTACGCCGGCGCCGCATACCTGGTGTACCTGGGCATCCGGCAGTTCCTGCACAAGCCGGACCTGGACAAGGAAGAGGTTGAGGACAAGAAGAACGAGTCCGCCCTGTCCATGTTCCAACGCGGCATCTGGGTGAACCTGCTGAACCCTAAAGCCATTGTGTTCTTCCTGGCCTTCATGCCCCAGTTCATTAGGCCAAACGAACCCCTGCTTCAGCAGTATGTGGTGCTCTCTGCCACGGTGATTGTCATTGACATCATGGTGATGTGGTTCTTCTTCGCCCTCGCAGCCCGGTCCTTCCAAAGATTCACCCATGACCAAAAGGGCCAGAAAGTCCTCAACCGCGTCTTTGGCTGCTTGTTCGTGTTGGTCGGCATCCTGCTGGCAGTTATCCACTAG
- a CDS encoding LacI family DNA-binding transcriptional regulator, producing MESLERRHGRAPRSHRVTAAMVAARAGVSTATVSLVANGKTQGRVSDDNISRVRSAIAELGYVVDSIGSSLARGVSSIVILVTPDVSNPFFANVIAGVRESLGSEYQLLLSVTDAGESPQADDVRKLLALRPAGLLVGAPSAEFLEDLSAAPPLVLLDAPGLESYAPSVNLDVAQGARELARHLAASGHTRAAYVDGITGTATFQLRREAFLAEAAACGLLVADGHVISTPIDVGAAAAAFAEAWPEWQREGVTAVVCGTDTHAYGVLQEARVEGVRIPEELAVAGFDDLPYSATSNPSLTTVHLPATPLGRKAGEQLRGLMEGLPLAEPHVTLESSLVVRGSTSLG from the coding sequence ATGGAATCCCTGGAACGGCGCCATGGCCGCGCGCCCCGCTCGCACCGCGTGACGGCCGCGATGGTGGCCGCCCGCGCAGGCGTTTCCACGGCTACCGTGTCCCTGGTGGCGAACGGCAAAACCCAGGGGCGGGTATCCGACGACAACATCTCCCGTGTTCGTTCCGCCATTGCTGAACTTGGTTACGTGGTGGACAGCATCGGCAGCTCGCTGGCCCGCGGGGTCAGCTCAATCGTCATACTTGTGACGCCGGATGTGTCCAACCCCTTCTTTGCCAACGTCATCGCTGGGGTGCGGGAATCGTTGGGTTCCGAGTATCAGCTGCTGCTCTCCGTGACCGACGCCGGTGAATCACCGCAGGCTGATGACGTCCGCAAGTTGCTGGCTCTCCGCCCTGCCGGACTGCTGGTGGGCGCACCCAGTGCGGAATTCCTGGAAGACCTGTCTGCAGCCCCGCCCCTTGTATTGCTGGATGCCCCGGGGCTCGAGTCCTATGCACCGTCCGTGAACCTTGATGTCGCCCAGGGCGCCCGCGAGCTTGCCCGGCACCTCGCTGCTTCCGGGCACACCCGGGCCGCCTACGTGGACGGCATCACCGGCACTGCCACGTTCCAACTGCGCCGTGAGGCCTTCTTGGCGGAGGCTGCAGCCTGTGGGCTTTTAGTGGCCGACGGGCATGTCATCAGCACCCCGATCGACGTCGGTGCTGCCGCTGCCGCGTTCGCCGAGGCCTGGCCGGAGTGGCAGCGTGAGGGAGTTACCGCCGTCGTTTGCGGTACCGATACGCATGCCTACGGCGTGCTGCAGGAAGCGCGCGTGGAGGGTGTCCGGATCCCTGAGGAGTTGGCCGTGGCGGGCTTCGATGACCTGCCGTACTCAGCCACCAGCAACCCCAGCCTCACCACCGTCCACTTGCCGGCCACACCGCTAGGGCGCAAGGCCGGGGAACAACTGCGGGGACTCATGGAAGGCCTACCGCTGGCAGAGCCACATGTGACGCTAGAAAGTTCGTTGGTAGTGCGGGGATCTACGTCTCTTGGCTAG
- a CDS encoding nucleoside hydrolase, with protein MTPAPRKIILDCDPGHDDAVALLLAHGNPDIELLAVTTVVGNQTLEKVTRNALSVATIAGITGVPFAAGCDRPLVRTIETAPSIHGDSGMDGPEQPESAIELDPRHAVDLIIETVMAHEPGTVTLVPTAGLTNIAMAARKEPRIVERVKEVVLMGGGYHVGNWSAVAEFNIIIDPEAAHIVFNEKWPVVMVGLDLTHQALATDEVVDRIAAIGTKPAKFVMELMDFFQKTYKDAQGFDFPPVHDPCAVAYVIDPSVMTTRKVPVDIELQGKLTLGMTVADFRAPAPEDCHTSVAVDLDHKKFWDLVTDAIERIGEPTLDGGADATAAAETVLAGEAK; from the coding sequence ATGACGCCCGCACCCAGGAAGATCATTCTTGACTGCGACCCTGGCCATGACGACGCAGTGGCATTGCTGCTGGCACACGGCAACCCGGACATCGAGCTGCTCGCGGTGACCACCGTGGTGGGCAACCAGACCCTCGAAAAAGTCACCCGCAACGCCCTCTCAGTGGCCACGATTGCCGGCATCACGGGAGTCCCCTTCGCCGCCGGCTGTGACCGCCCCTTGGTGCGCACCATCGAAACGGCCCCCAGCATCCATGGCGACTCCGGCATGGACGGACCGGAACAGCCTGAGTCCGCCATCGAGCTGGACCCGCGCCACGCCGTCGATCTCATCATTGAAACCGTCATGGCACATGAGCCGGGCACCGTCACTTTGGTCCCCACCGCGGGCCTCACCAACATCGCCATGGCTGCCCGCAAGGAGCCCCGCATCGTTGAGCGCGTCAAGGAAGTTGTCCTCATGGGCGGCGGCTACCACGTGGGCAACTGGAGCGCCGTAGCGGAGTTCAACATCATCATTGACCCCGAAGCTGCGCACATCGTTTTCAACGAAAAGTGGCCTGTGGTGATGGTGGGCCTCGATCTCACGCACCAGGCTTTGGCCACGGATGAGGTAGTGGACCGCATCGCGGCGATCGGCACCAAGCCGGCCAAGTTCGTCATGGAACTCATGGACTTCTTCCAGAAGACCTACAAGGACGCCCAGGGCTTCGACTTCCCGCCGGTGCACGATCCCTGCGCCGTTGCCTACGTGATCGACCCCTCGGTCATGACAACCCGCAAGGTCCCCGTGGACATCGAGCTCCAAGGCAAGCTCACTCTCGGCATGACCGTGGCCGACTTCCGCGCGCCTGCGCCGGAGGACTGCCACACCTCCGTGGCCGTGGACCTGGACCACAAGAAGTTCTGGGATCTGGTCACCGACGCGATCGAACGGATCGGCGAACCAACGCTCGACGGCGGCGCTGACGCCACCGCTGCTGCTGAGACCGTTCTGGCTGGAGAGGCAAAGTAA
- a CDS encoding MFS transporter, with the protein MSSPATESTSTRGNVTALMVALLAACVAFQLNASMLSPALVTMGNELNTDQATIGLSQTWFFTAAALFSLFLPRLSDIVGRKKILVGMMLLMAVGSVIAALAPDVTWLFVGRIIQGVSGPTVPLCLIMLRSAVSNPRKYGTLMGLITAVNGGVAGVDSFVGGYFAENFGFRSIFWLMVALALVATVLIAVLAGESKPAAGTTMDWLGVFCIVIAVGALLTALNEGAKLASAFDSGTLTLAVVLTVIAAVAFYAFWTVEKRAKQPMVETVHLRQRSTWAPLLTTTLTMTGIFAVINGIVPAYVQAADPGFGVGPTEMSLIILTPYALLGWLFGPISGRLAPVLGYTKVLRIGLLGSLVALAIIAFFGLNNLPMMIVGTALLGIMYAGTVNIMLNGLGVVLSPQGNPGFLPGMNAGAFNLGAGLSFLVLPAVLVATASLNDAKASYLTVVVVGLAITLAAFAASLLIPKPVDAEVTETEKVTA; encoded by the coding sequence ATGTCCTCCCCCGCAACCGAATCCACATCCACCCGCGGCAACGTCACCGCGCTCATGGTGGCCCTGCTGGCAGCCTGCGTGGCCTTCCAGCTCAACGCCTCCATGCTCAGCCCGGCCCTGGTGACCATGGGCAACGAGCTCAACACTGACCAGGCCACCATCGGCCTGTCCCAGACCTGGTTCTTCACGGCTGCCGCCCTGTTCTCCCTCTTCCTCCCGCGCCTGAGCGACATCGTGGGCCGCAAGAAGATCCTTGTGGGCATGATGCTCCTGATGGCAGTGGGCTCGGTCATTGCCGCGCTGGCCCCGGACGTTACCTGGCTCTTCGTGGGCCGCATCATCCAGGGCGTCAGCGGCCCCACGGTTCCGTTGTGCCTGATCATGCTCCGCTCCGCGGTCAGCAACCCCCGCAAGTACGGCACCCTCATGGGCCTCATCACCGCGGTCAACGGTGGCGTGGCCGGCGTGGACTCCTTCGTGGGTGGCTACTTCGCTGAGAACTTCGGCTTCCGCAGCATTTTCTGGCTCATGGTCGCCCTGGCCCTCGTTGCCACCGTGCTGATTGCCGTCCTGGCCGGTGAAAGCAAGCCTGCTGCGGGTACCACCATGGACTGGCTGGGTGTGTTCTGCATTGTGATTGCCGTGGGCGCTTTGCTGACAGCCTTGAACGAGGGCGCCAAGCTTGCCTCCGCCTTCGATTCCGGCACCCTGACCCTCGCGGTGGTCCTCACGGTGATCGCCGCCGTCGCGTTCTACGCGTTCTGGACCGTTGAAAAGCGGGCCAAGCAGCCCATGGTGGAAACCGTGCACCTGCGCCAGCGCTCCACGTGGGCACCGCTGCTGACCACCACGCTCACCATGACCGGCATCTTCGCGGTCATCAACGGCATCGTCCCGGCCTACGTGCAGGCCGCGGATCCGGGCTTCGGCGTGGGCCCCACGGAGATGTCGCTCATCATCCTGACTCCATACGCGCTGCTGGGCTGGCTCTTTGGTCCGATCAGCGGCCGCCTGGCTCCCGTGCTCGGCTACACCAAGGTCCTGCGTATCGGCCTGCTTGGCAGCTTGGTGGCGCTGGCGATCATCGCGTTCTTCGGCCTCAACAACCTGCCCATGATGATTGTGGGAACGGCCTTGCTGGGCATCATGTACGCCGGTACCGTCAACATCATGCTCAACGGACTGGGCGTGGTTCTCTCCCCGCAGGGCAACCCGGGCTTCCTGCCTGGCATGAACGCCGGCGCCTTCAACCTCGGTGCCGGGCTGAGCTTCCTTGTCCTGCCCGCGGTCCTCGTGGCCACCGCTTCGCTCAATGATGCCAAGGCGTCCTACCTGACCGTTGTTGTGGTGGGACTCGCCATCACTTTGGCAGCCTTCGCAGCCTCACTCCTGATCCCCAAGCCGGTGGACGCAGAAGTGACCGAAACCGAAAAGGTGACCGCATGA
- a CDS encoding ribokinase — MTSAPKAGIVVVGSLNADLTIYCDRLPQPGETVHGNGFAVNPGGKSANQAVAASKLGGQVSLIGAVGDDPNGTMLLDSTASAGVDVSRVRRSDVATGVAVISVDAGGENSIIISAGANGTLRPSDVTPDAFQDAAVVCLCLEVETDTVIAAAQAGHDAGATVLLNLSPYAEVPEALAGLSDVLLVNAHEASLFLGSEADVPDADAEAEAWEPVRSQFADRGLQRVLVTLGAQGSVVLDSLARGAEDQITRIAPTRVSAVDTTGAGDAFTGAVAARLAAGESLADAASFASVAAALAATKKGTQAAYPTITDVEQLRGA, encoded by the coding sequence ATGACCAGCGCACCCAAGGCGGGAATCGTCGTCGTCGGCTCCCTGAACGCCGACCTCACCATCTACTGCGACCGCCTCCCTCAACCCGGCGAGACGGTTCACGGCAACGGGTTCGCCGTCAATCCCGGCGGCAAGAGCGCCAACCAGGCCGTGGCTGCCAGCAAGCTCGGCGGTCAGGTCAGCCTGATCGGTGCCGTGGGAGACGACCCCAACGGCACCATGCTCCTCGACTCGACGGCCAGCGCGGGAGTGGACGTGTCCCGCGTCCGACGCTCCGACGTCGCTACTGGTGTTGCGGTCATTTCCGTAGACGCCGGCGGCGAGAACAGCATCATCATTTCCGCAGGCGCCAATGGCACCCTCCGGCCTTCGGATGTCACGCCCGACGCCTTCCAGGATGCAGCCGTGGTGTGCCTCTGCCTGGAGGTGGAAACGGATACCGTGATTGCCGCCGCCCAAGCAGGGCACGACGCCGGTGCGACCGTTCTGCTAAACCTCTCGCCTTACGCGGAGGTGCCGGAGGCTTTGGCCGGGTTGAGCGATGTGCTGCTGGTGAACGCGCACGAGGCGTCGTTGTTCCTGGGCTCGGAAGCAGATGTACCCGACGCCGACGCAGAGGCCGAGGCCTGGGAGCCGGTCCGGAGCCAGTTCGCCGACCGTGGATTGCAGCGGGTGCTGGTGACCCTGGGTGCACAGGGATCCGTGGTTCTGGATTCCTTGGCCCGTGGCGCTGAAGACCAGATCACCCGTATCGCCCCGACGCGTGTTTCCGCAGTGGACACCACGGGTGCCGGTGATGCCTTCACAGGTGCTGTGGCTGCTCGCTTGGCAGCTGGTGAATCCCTCGCAGATGCTGCATCTTTCGCCTCGGTGGCTGCGGCCTTGGCTGCCACCAAGAAGGGAACGCAGGCCGCCTACCCAACCATCACCGACGTAGAACAGCTGCGGGGCGCTTAG
- a CDS encoding TetR/AcrR family transcriptional regulator, protein MAWDTERTKALLLEAATSEFCTRGLAGARIDRIAAEAGVNKERIYQYFGNKNALFDAVIVAALSSLMDEVPIEGSGPEAMADYAGRLFDHHQQDATAPRLLFWEGLERGTEVVGLPKRMANCASKVNSTIAALPGVSREDAGDLLITIVSLCDAAPVLPALDGLMAGNNPGRAQRRRAAVVRTVYLAAAALAAEAQEPART, encoded by the coding sequence ATGGCATGGGACACAGAGCGAACCAAGGCGCTGCTTCTAGAGGCAGCTACCAGTGAGTTTTGCACCCGCGGATTGGCCGGCGCCCGCATTGATCGCATCGCGGCGGAGGCCGGGGTCAACAAGGAGCGGATCTACCAGTACTTCGGCAATAAGAACGCGCTCTTCGACGCCGTGATCGTCGCCGCCCTCAGCTCCCTCATGGACGAAGTACCCATCGAAGGCAGCGGACCCGAAGCCATGGCGGACTACGCCGGCAGGCTCTTCGACCACCATCAGCAAGATGCCACGGCCCCACGCCTCCTGTTCTGGGAAGGACTGGAACGGGGCACGGAAGTGGTGGGGCTGCCAAAGCGGATGGCCAACTGCGCATCCAAGGTCAACAGCACCATCGCCGCCCTCCCCGGCGTCTCCAGGGAAGATGCAGGGGATCTCCTCATCACCATCGTGAGCCTGTGCGACGCCGCCCCGGTACTCCCGGCACTCGATGGACTGATGGCCGGCAACAACCCCGGCCGCGCACAAAGGCGACGCGCCGCCGTCGTACGTACCGTCTACCTGGCGGCTGCAGCGCTTGCCGCCGAGGCGCAGGAACCGGCCCGCACCTAA
- a CDS encoding low molecular weight protein-tyrosine-phosphatase, whose protein sequence is MYSTTSPYRIITVCTGNICRSPMAALMLTEAFGAEGLGELVAVDSAGTTGYEVGHPIDPRAARVLTAQHLASEDHVAREWRREWYAERDLILALDVDHFGWLQEGAPDHASLGKVRMLRSFDPHMAGRSSLDLGIEDPWYGGHTDFDNTWTLINGAIPGILQHVKAAIAASQDAKAPEPQQVTSMT, encoded by the coding sequence ATGTACTCAACGACGAGCCCATACCGCATCATCACGGTCTGCACTGGAAACATCTGCCGCTCGCCCATGGCAGCGCTCATGCTCACGGAAGCCTTCGGCGCGGAAGGGCTCGGCGAACTCGTGGCGGTGGACTCCGCGGGCACTACGGGCTACGAGGTTGGACACCCCATCGACCCCCGCGCCGCACGGGTTCTAACGGCCCAGCACCTCGCTTCCGAGGACCACGTTGCCCGCGAGTGGCGGCGTGAATGGTACGCCGAACGGGACCTGATCCTGGCACTGGATGTTGACCATTTCGGCTGGCTTCAGGAAGGGGCCCCGGATCACGCCTCCCTCGGAAAAGTCCGGATGCTCCGCAGCTTCGATCCCCACATGGCAGGCCGCAGCTCCCTTGACCTCGGCATCGAAGACCCTTGGTACGGCGGCCACACGGACTTCGACAACACATGGACGCTCATCAACGGCGCCATCCCAGGGATACTGCAGCACGTCAAAGCAGCCATCGCAGCGTCTCAAGACGCGAAAGCCCCCGAGCCCCAGCAGGTAACCTCTATGACATGA